A window of Paenibacillus sp. 19GGS1-52 contains these coding sequences:
- a CDS encoding X2-like carbohydrate binding domain-containing protein yields the protein MGIYYKELKVLKAGVLLLGIMLLFGFHTPAANAGSPGPDTFTTKSKVVLPSGSMADVAYGNNVYVAVGSYGSIVKSLDGVNWVNVKTKADSTYTGVTSPSTFSFNGVAFGNGLFVATGSEGVILTSTDGATWTQRTSNVSVNIWNTEFLTLNGNASFYATSLGKFVTSSDGITWTTVTPTGLSPSVWLSPITVGNNGTRLAVGDQSGNLYSTTNGTTWTTSHPTTAGGAQSTGTNMLIWLKDRYFISDPSANIWTSTDLSTFTIVGAPFNLNATSPETTNQMFNGLYDGSKYYLFGYQAPYGYGAVYTSTDGATWTMQPFQKQFVGQNSAFINGKYFRMGNEGMISSSNGSDWNYLWGGVYNEIIFDGTKYIAAGQEGNEGSLWTSTDLSSWDRVTLSSRLAPFRAEAYGNGKYVAVGDFFQSITSLATSNDGTAWTIQNSLNDSTALTDVAFGNGKFVAVGVKGAVGVLKTSVDGITWTSPTVPANQLDNIYSVSYTNNQFIALGYGNDSTTGAIDTLGIWTSVDGVTWVDHSSTYPNQTDILNNIIYDGSKYILFGSDSVSYYAFSRTSDDLVTWSAPTVLTGIYPAYASTLLAQKGNNIYTVVYEESGNIAVYYSSNQGTTWQSAEVGTDVFDAYELMEVNNEVIIAGNAQLVMSTVSTGASTISPATGSFDKKTSAQADVTTTLTFNGNTLSGIANGVTPLVLGTDYTVSGTTVTINKAYLATQPVGTTSLTFTFSAGATQTLAITVSDTTPLNSVITPATGSFDKKTSAQADVTTTLTLNGNTLSGIANGVTPLVLGTDYTVSGTTVTISKDYLATQPVGTTSLTFTFSAGATQTLAITVSDTTPQNSVITPATGSFDKKTSAQADVTTTLTFNGNTLSGIANGVTPLVLGTDYTVSGTTVTINKAYLATQPVGTTSMTFTFSAGATQTLAITVSDTTPLNSVITPATGSFDKKTSAQADVTTTLTLNGNTLSGIANGVTPLVLGTDYTVSGTTVTISKDYLATQPVGTTSLTFTFSAGATQTLAITVSDTTPLNSVITPATGSFDKKISAQADVTTTLTFNGNTLSGIANGVTPLVLGTDYTVSGTTVTINKAYLATQPVGTTSLTFTFSAGATQTLVITVSDTTPQNSVITPATGSFDKKTSAQADVTTTLTLNGNTLSGIANGVTPLVLGTDYTVSGTTVTISKDYLATQPVGTTSLTFTFSAGATQTLAITVSDTTPLNSVITPAIGSFDKKTSAQADVTTTLTLNGNTLIGIANGVTPLVLGTDYTVSGTTVTISKDYLVTQPVGITSLTFTFSAGASQTLAITVSDTTPLNSVITPATGSFDKKTSAQADVTTTLTLNSNTLSGIANGVTPLVLGTDYTVSGTTVTINKAYLATQPVGTTSLTFTFSAGATQTLVITVSDTTPLNSVITPATGSFDKKTSAQADVTTTLTLNGNTLIGIANGVTPLVLGTDYTVSGTTVTISKDYLATQPVGTTSLTFTFSAGATQTLVITVSDSTVVLPGVPLVQSAIAGNAQVSLSWSAVEGSSGYKIYQSLTSGTYGNEVATVSGSVYSYNATGLINGTKYYFVVRATNLGGDSASSNEMNATPKTVPMAPTNINAIAGNGQVTVSFTPPTDNGGSLITGYAVIDSLGNILATGTNSPITITGLSNGVTYTFTVKAINSAGSSVASVLSNAVTPVAPSTPTQPTQPSTPSTPETTTGVDILVNGKVENAGTATTVTVNQQSVTTVVIDQKKLEDKLAAEGQGAVITIPVNLKSDVVVGELTGEMVKSMEQKQAILEIKTASATYTLPAQQINIDSISAQIGKTVALQDIKIQIEIAVPTADVLKRVQDSAAKGDFTEVMPPLEFTVRAIYGDTTIAVTKFNAYVERTVAIPDGVDPNRITTGIVVDPDGTVRHVPTKIVVIDGKYFAKLNSLTNSTYSIVWHPLEFKDVANHWAKEAVNNMGSRLVIDGVGNDMFNPDQDITRAEFAAIIVRGLGLKLENGATPFADVKAADWYSSAVQTAFSYNLINGFEDGSFRPTDKITREQAMVIIAKAMKITALKAKLPTEATGALLNPYADAAKASEWAKNSIADSLQAGIVSGRSATQLAPKAYITRAEVAAMIERLLQKSDLI from the coding sequence TTGGGGATATATTACAAAGAATTAAAAGTTCTAAAGGCAGGGGTTTTATTGCTGGGAATCATGTTGTTGTTTGGATTCCACACACCCGCTGCTAATGCAGGAAGTCCCGGACCGGACACCTTTACTACCAAAAGCAAGGTTGTTTTGCCTTCAGGTTCAATGGCAGATGTGGCTTATGGAAATAATGTATATGTGGCAGTCGGTTCGTATGGCTCTATTGTCAAATCTTTGGACGGAGTAAATTGGGTAAATGTAAAAACAAAAGCCGACAGTACTTATACAGGCGTAACTAGTCCGAGTACATTTTCCTTCAATGGAGTCGCATTTGGGAATGGTCTATTTGTTGCTACTGGCAGTGAGGGAGTCATTCTAACCTCAACCGACGGGGCGACATGGACGCAACGAACTTCTAATGTATCTGTTAATATCTGGAATACGGAATTTCTTACTTTAAATGGAAACGCTTCCTTTTATGCCACTTCCCTAGGAAAGTTTGTGACTTCAAGCGACGGGATTACTTGGACAACCGTTACGCCGACAGGATTGAGTCCTTCTGTGTGGCTGTCACCAATTACCGTAGGGAATAACGGTACACGGTTAGCTGTAGGTGATCAGAGCGGGAATCTTTATTCGACAACAAATGGCACTACTTGGACTACATCACATCCAACGACAGCGGGTGGAGCACAATCAACCGGAACAAATATGTTGATATGGTTAAAAGATCGGTATTTTATTTCAGATCCGTCTGCCAATATTTGGACCTCAACGGATTTGTCTACATTTACTATAGTAGGTGCTCCTTTTAACCTAAATGCAACATCTCCTGAAACAACGAATCAGATGTTTAACGGGCTGTATGATGGGTCAAAGTATTACTTATTTGGCTATCAGGCTCCTTATGGATATGGAGCTGTTTATACATCAACAGACGGTGCAACGTGGACGATGCAGCCCTTTCAAAAGCAGTTCGTCGGACAGAATTCAGCTTTCATTAATGGAAAGTATTTTCGAATGGGGAATGAAGGAATGATCAGTTCGTCCAATGGTTCCGATTGGAATTATTTATGGGGCGGAGTGTATAATGAGATTATTTTTGATGGAACCAAATATATCGCCGCTGGACAAGAAGGAAATGAGGGTTCGTTGTGGACATCTACGGATCTCTCTTCATGGGATAGAGTGACTCTGTCCTCCCGGCTTGCACCTTTTAGAGCTGAGGCATACGGCAATGGTAAATATGTTGCTGTAGGTGATTTTTTTCAATCCATTACAAGTTTGGCAACATCAAATGATGGTACAGCGTGGACTATACAGAATAGTCTAAATGATTCAACGGCGCTTACTGATGTCGCTTTTGGAAATGGGAAATTTGTAGCTGTTGGAGTAAAGGGGGCTGTTGGTGTATTAAAAACATCAGTAGACGGCATTACCTGGACAAGCCCGACAGTACCTGCGAATCAACTGGATAATATTTATTCCGTATCGTATACGAATAATCAATTTATTGCTTTAGGTTACGGTAATGATAGTACTACTGGTGCTATAGATACTTTAGGTATCTGGACTTCTGTAGATGGTGTGACATGGGTGGATCATTCTAGCACGTACCCAAACCAAACCGACATATTGAACAATATTATATATGATGGAAGCAAGTATATTCTATTTGGTTCTGACTCAGTAAGTTACTATGCATTCTCGCGTACGAGTGATGATCTAGTCACTTGGAGTGCTCCAACGGTATTAACTGGTATCTATCCTGCTTATGCTTCAACGTTATTAGCGCAAAAAGGCAACAATATCTATACGGTTGTATATGAAGAATCTGGTAATATAGCTGTTTATTATTCTTCTAATCAAGGTACAACTTGGCAGTCTGCTGAGGTAGGAACAGATGTGTTCGATGCCTATGAATTAATGGAAGTGAATAATGAAGTTATCATCGCTGGGAATGCACAATTAGTAATGTCGACAGTGTCGACAGGTGCATCTACGATCAGCCCAGCAACCGGAAGCTTCGATAAGAAGACTTCGGCGCAAGCAGATGTAACGACCACGTTGACGTTCAATGGCAATACGCTTAGTGGAATTGCGAACGGAGTAACCCCGTTAGTATTGGGAACGGATTACACCGTTTCGGGCACCACGGTAACGATTAACAAAGCATACCTGGCGACACAGCCAGTCGGCACAACCAGCTTGACGTTCACATTCAGTGCGGGAGCGACGCAGACACTGGCGATTACAGTGAGCGACACCACGCCGCTGAACAGTGTGATCACGCCAGCAACCGGAAGCTTCGATAAGAAGACTTCGGCGCAAGCAGATGTAACGACCACGTTGACGTTGAATGGCAATACGCTTAGTGGAATCGCGAACGGAGTAACCCCGTTAGTCTTGGGAACGGATTACACCGTTTCGGGCACCACGGTAACGATCAGTAAGGATTACCTGGCGACACAGCCAGTCGGTACGACCAGCTTGACGTTCACATTCAGTGCGGGAGCGACGCAGACACTGGCGATTACAGTGAGCGACACCACGCCGCAGAACAGTGTGATTACACCAGCAACCGGAAGCTTCGATAAGAAGACTTCGGCGCAAGCAGATGTAACGACCACGTTGACGTTCAATGGCAATACGCTTAGTGGAATCGCGAACGGAGTAACGCCGTTAGTATTGGGAACGGATTACACCGTTTCGGGCACCACGGTAACGATTAACAAAGCATACCTGGCGACACAGCCAGTCGGCACGACCAGCATGACGTTCACATTCAGTGCGGGCGCGACGCAGACACTGGCGATTACAGTGAGCGACACTACGCCACTGAACAGTGTGATCACGCCAGCAACCGGAAGCTTCGATAAGAAGACTTCGGCGCAAGCAGATGTAACGACCACGTTGACGTTGAATGGCAATACGCTTAGTGGAATCGCGAACGGAGTAACGCCGTTAGTCTTGGGAACGGATTACACCGTTTCGGGCACCACGGTAACGATCAGTAAGGATTACCTGGCGACACAGCCAGTCGGCACGACCAGCTTGACGTTCACATTCAGTGCAGGCGCAACGCAGACACTGGCGATTACAGTGAGCGACACTACGCCACTGAACAGTGTGATTACACCAGCAACCGGAAGCTTCGATAAGAAAATTTCGGCACAAGCAGATGTAACGACCACGTTGACGTTCAATGGCAATACGCTTAGTGGAATTGCGAACGGAGTAACCCCGTTAGTCTTGGGAACGGATTACACCGTTTCGGGCACCACGGTAACGATTAACAAAGCATACCTGGCGACACAGCCAGTCGGCACAACCAGCTTGACGTTCACATTCAGTGCGGGAGCGACGCAGACACTGGTGATTACAGTGAGCGACACCACGCCGCAGAACAGTGTGATTACACCAGCAACCGGAAGCTTCGATAAGAAAACTTCGGCGCAAGCAGATGTAACAACTACGTTGACGTTGAATGGCAATACGCTTAGTGGAATTGCGAACGGAGTAACGCCGTTAGTCTTGGGAACGGATTACACCGTTTCGGGCACCACGGTAACGATCAGTAAGGATTACCTGGCGACACAGCCAGTCGGCACAACCAGCTTGACGTTCACATTCAGTGCAGGCGCAACGCAGACACTGGCGATTACAGTGAGCGACACTACGCCACTGAACAGTGTGATCACGCCAGCAATCGGAAGCTTTGACAAAAAGACTTCGGCGCAAGCAGATGTAACGACCACGTTGACGTTGAATGGCAATACGCTTATTGGAATCGCGAACGGAGTAACCCCGTTAGTCTTGGGAACGGATTACACCGTTTCGGGCACCACGGTAACGATCAGTAAGGATTATCTGGTGACACAGCCAGTCGGCATCACGAGCTTGACGTTCACATTCAGTGCGGGAGCATCGCAGACACTGGCGATTACAGTGAGCGACACTACGCCACTGAACAGTGTGATTACACCAGCAACCGGAAGCTTCGATAAGAAAACTTCGGCGCAAGCAGATGTAACGACCACACTGACGTTGAACAGCAACACGCTTAGTGGAATCGCGAATGGAGTAACGCCGTTAGTATTGGGAACGGATTACACCGTTTCGGGCACCACGGTAACGATTAACAAAGCATACCTGGCGACACAGCCAGTCGGCACAACCAGCTTGACGTTCACATTCAGTGCAGGCGCGACGCAGACACTGGTGATTACAGTGAGCGACACTACGCCACTGAACAGTGTGATTACACCAGCAACCGGAAGTTTTGATAAGAAGACTTCGGCGCAAGCAGATGTAACGACCACGTTGACGTTGAATGGCAATACGCTTATTGGAATCGCGAACGGAGTAACCCCGTTAGTCTTGGGAACGGATTACACCGTTTCGGGCACCACGGTAACGATTAGTAAGGATTACCTGGCGACACAGCCAGTCGGCACGACCAGCTTGACGTTCACATTCAGTGCGGGAGCGACGCAGACACTGGTGATTACAGTGAGCGACAGTACAGTGGTTCTGCCTGGAGTACCTTTAGTGCAATCGGCTATAGCTGGAAATGCCCAAGTCAGTCTTTCATGGAGTGCTGTGGAGGGTTCATCCGGTTATAAAATATACCAAAGCTTAACATCTGGAACCTACGGAAACGAAGTGGCCACAGTTAGTGGTTCGGTATACAGCTATAATGCAACTGGTTTGATTAATGGAACCAAGTATTACTTTGTAGTTAGAGCAACTAATCTTGGCGGTGACAGTGCCTCATCCAACGAAATGAATGCAACTCCAAAAACCGTTCCGATGGCACCAACGAATATAAATGCTATTGCCGGAAATGGTCAAGTTACAGTTTCATTTACACCTCCGACCGATAACGGGGGAAGCCTGATTACAGGATATGCGGTTATAGATTCCTTAGGCAACATCCTGGCAACTGGAACCAATAGTCCCATTACAATAACGGGTCTATCCAATGGAGTGACGTATACCTTTACGGTAAAAGCGATCAATAGCGCTGGCAGCAGTGTAGCGTCAGTTCTCTCCAATGCCGTAACACCTGTAGCACCTTCTACACCTACACAACCTACTCAACCAAGCACTCCGAGTACACCAGAAACCACCACTGGAGTTGATATCCTTGTCAACGGCAAGGTGGAGAATGCGGGTACAGCAACAACAGTGACAGTAAATCAGCAATCGGTCACAACTGTTGTAATCGATCAGAAGAAGCTGGAAGATAAACTCGCGGCAGAAGGTCAAGGTGCTGTGATTACGATTCCGGTAAATCTGAAATCGGATGTTGTAGTTGGTGAATTGACGGGCGAAATGGTCAAGAGCATGGAACAAAAACAGGCTATTCTGGAAATCAAAACCGCAAGCGCGACCTACACCCTACCTGCTCAGCAAATCAATATTGATTCGATATCTGCGCAAATTGGGAAAACGGTAGCCCTTCAGGATATCAAGATTCAAATTGAAATAGCCGTTCCAACAGCAGATGTACTGAAAAGAGTACAGGACTCAGCAGCTAAAGGTGATTTCACCGAAGTAATGCCTCCGCTGGAATTTACAGTACGAGCTATTTATGGAGATACTACAATAGCAGTGACCAAGTTCAACGCTTATGTAGAACGTACGGTTGCTATTCCAGATGGCGTAGATCCGAACAGAATCACAACAGGCATTGTTGTTGATCCAGATGGAACTGTACGTCATGTACCGACTAAGATCGTTGTGATCGATGGTAAATATTTTGCCAAATTGAACAGCTTAACCAACAGTACGTATTCCATTGTCTGGCATCCGCTTGAATTCAAGGATGTCGCTAATCATTGGGCAAAAGAAGCCGTGAATAACATGGGTTCACGATTGGTCATTGACGGAGTTGGCAACGATATGTTCAATCCTGATCAAGATATCACGCGTGCAGAATTTGCAGCTATTATCGTTCGTGGATTGGGACTCAAATTGGAGAATGGTGCAACTCCATTCGCTGACGTGAAAGCAGCAGATTGGTATAGCAGCGCTGTTCAGACCGCATTCAGCTATAACCTGATCAATGGGTTCGAAGACGGTTCCTTCCGTCCGACAGACAAGATCACCCGGGAACAAGCGATGGTGATTATTGCAAAAGCAATGAAGATCACCGCACTTAAAGCTAAGCTTCCAACCGAAGCTACAGGGGCACTGCTGAATCCCTATGCTGATGCAGCTAAAGCTTCAGAGTGGGCGAAGAACAGCATTGCTGACAGCTTACAAGCAGGTATTGTCTCCGGTAGAAGCGCCACACAGCTTGCGCCAAAAGCGTATATTACCAGAGCTGAAGTTGCCGCTATGATAGAGAGACTTTTGCAGAAATCCGATTTGATCTAA
- a CDS encoding sigma-70 family RNA polymerase sigma factor produces the protein MMNEYGDMLLRTASLLLKDPQSAEEAVQDTFIQAYAKITQLQEPERLKAWLVRIVVNRCHMRQRTWSWRNIFPVGVLDPLSHGEFGFAVGAEELFMTEWHNVNLAQAVRSLDYIYRESLVLYYFHEMSICEISAQLHTPENTIKSRLARGRTLLKRLLEKEAHFI, from the coding sequence CTGATGAATGAATACGGAGATATGCTGTTAAGGACAGCCAGCTTGCTCCTGAAGGACCCACAAAGTGCGGAGGAAGCCGTACAGGATACCTTCATCCAAGCTTATGCCAAAATTACACAGCTACAGGAACCTGAACGGTTAAAAGCCTGGCTGGTTCGCATCGTGGTCAACCGCTGCCATATGCGGCAGCGGACCTGGAGCTGGCGCAATATTTTTCCTGTTGGAGTTCTAGATCCACTCTCACACGGTGAATTTGGCTTCGCGGTCGGAGCCGAAGAGCTTTTTATGACCGAATGGCATAACGTCAACCTTGCTCAGGCTGTTCGTAGTCTTGATTACATATACCGCGAAAGTCTTGTTCTGTATTATTTTCATGAAATGAGCATTTGTGAAATTTCCGCCCAGTTACATACACCTGAGAATACAATTAAATCCCGGCTCGCCAGAGGACGAACTCTATTAAAGAGGCTATTGGAGAAGGAGGCCCATTTCATATGA